In Salmonella enterica subsp. enterica serovar Typhimurium str. LT2, a single window of DNA contains:
- the aroP gene encoding APC family aromatic amino acid transporter (similar to E. coli aromatic amino acid transport protein (AAC73223.1); Blastp hit to AAC73223.1 (457 aa), 92% identity in aa 1 - 457) — MMDSQQHGEQLKRGLKNRHIQLIALGGAIGTGLFLGSASVIQSAGPGIILGYAIAGFIAFLIMRQLGEMVVEEPVAGSFSHFAYKYWGGFAGFASGWNYWVLYVLVAMAELTAVGKYIQFWYPEIPTWASAAAFFVIINAINLTNVKVFGEMEFWFAIIKVIAVIAMILFGAWLLFSDTAGPQATVRNLWEQGGFLPHGWTGLVMMMAIIMFSFGGLELVGITAAEADNPEQSIPKATNQVIYRILIFYIGSLAVLLSLLPWTRVTADTSPFVLIFHELGDTFVANALNIVVLTAALSVYNSCVYCNSRMLFGLAQQGNAPKALLNVDKRGVPVSSILVSAVVTALCVLLNYLAPESAFGLLMALVVSALVINWAMISLAHMMFRRAKQQQGVKTRFPALFYPFGNVLCLLFMAAVLIIMLMTPGMAISVWLIPVWLLILGVGYLCKEKTAKTVKAH; from the coding sequence ATGATGGACAGTCAGCAGCACGGCGAGCAGCTCAAGCGCGGCCTGAAAAACCGCCATATTCAGCTTATCGCATTGGGCGGCGCGATAGGGACAGGCTTGTTCCTGGGAAGCGCCTCCGTTATTCAGTCGGCGGGGCCAGGAATTATCCTGGGCTATGCGATTGCAGGCTTTATTGCCTTTCTGATTATGCGCCAGCTGGGGGAGATGGTGGTTGAAGAACCGGTCGCCGGCTCTTTTAGCCACTTCGCCTATAAATACTGGGGCGGCTTTGCCGGATTCGCTTCCGGCTGGAACTACTGGGTGCTGTACGTATTAGTTGCCATGGCGGAACTGACCGCAGTGGGTAAATATATCCAGTTCTGGTATCCGGAGATCCCCACCTGGGCTTCTGCGGCAGCCTTCTTTGTGATTATCAACGCCATCAACCTGACCAACGTTAAAGTGTTCGGTGAGATGGAGTTTTGGTTCGCCATTATTAAAGTGATCGCCGTCATCGCTATGATTCTGTTCGGCGCGTGGTTACTCTTCAGCGATACCGCTGGTCCGCAGGCCACCGTGCGCAACCTGTGGGAACAGGGCGGCTTTCTGCCGCATGGCTGGACCGGGCTGGTGATGATGATGGCCATTATTATGTTTTCGTTCGGCGGACTGGAGCTGGTAGGGATCACCGCCGCTGAAGCCGATAACCCGGAACAGAGCATCCCCAAAGCCACTAATCAGGTTATCTATCGCATCCTGATTTTTTATATCGGCTCGCTGGCGGTTCTGCTTTCGCTGCTGCCATGGACTCGCGTCACCGCCGATACCAGCCCATTTGTCCTTATCTTCCATGAGCTGGGCGATACGTTTGTCGCCAATGCGCTGAATATCGTGGTTCTCACCGCCGCGCTATCGGTTTATAACAGCTGCGTTTACTGCAACAGCCGTATGCTGTTCGGTCTGGCCCAGCAGGGAAATGCGCCGAAAGCGCTGCTGAACGTCGACAAACGCGGCGTGCCGGTGAGCTCCATTTTGGTTTCCGCCGTCGTGACTGCGTTGTGCGTGCTGCTCAACTACCTGGCCCCAGAGTCCGCATTCGGACTGCTGATGGCGCTGGTGGTCTCCGCGCTGGTCATTAACTGGGCGATGATTAGCCTTGCCCATATGATGTTCCGTCGCGCGAAACAGCAGCAGGGCGTGAAAACCCGCTTCCCGGCCCTGTTTTATCCGTTCGGCAATGTTCTCTGCCTGCTGTTTATGGCGGCGGTATTGATCATTATGCTGATGACGCCAGGTATGGCGATCTCCGTGTGGCTGATTCCGGTATGGCTGCTCATCCTGGGCGTCGGCTACCTGTGTAAAGAAAAAACGGCAAAAACGGTGAAAGCCCACTGA
- the pdhR gene encoding transcriptional repressor for pyruvate dehydrogenase complex (GntR family) (similar to E. coli transcriptional regulator for pyruvate dehydrogenase complex (AAC73224.1); Blastp hit to AAC73224.1 (254 aa), 96% identity in aa 1 - 254), with translation MAYSKIRQPKLSDVIEQQLEFLILEGTLRPGEKLPPERELAKQFDVSRPSLREAIQRLEAKGLLLRRQGGGTFVQSSLWQSFSDPLVELLSDHPESQFDLLETRHALEGIAAYYAALRSTDEDKDRIRELHHAIELAQESGDLDAESEAVLQYQIAVTEAAHNVVLLHLLRCMEPMLAQNVRQNFELLYARREMLPLVSTHRTRIFEAIMAGKPEEAREASHRHLAFIEEIMLDRSREESRRERALRRLEQRKN, from the coding sequence ATGGCCTACAGCAAAATCCGCCAACCAAAACTCTCCGATGTGATCGAGCAGCAGCTGGAGTTTTTAATCCTTGAGGGAACATTGCGTCCCGGAGAAAAACTCCCACCGGAACGTGAACTGGCAAAACAGTTCGACGTCTCCCGTCCCTCCTTGCGCGAGGCGATTCAACGTCTCGAAGCGAAGGGATTGTTGCTTCGTCGTCAGGGCGGCGGAACCTTCGTGCAGAGCAGCCTGTGGCAGAGCTTTAGCGACCCGCTGGTGGAACTGCTCTCCGATCACCCTGAATCCCAGTTTGACCTGCTCGAAACGCGCCATGCGCTGGAAGGCATTGCGGCTTATTACGCGGCGCTGCGCAGCACCGACGAAGATAAAGACCGTATTCGCGAGCTGCACCATGCTATTGAGCTGGCGCAAGAGTCCGGCGATCTGGATGCCGAGTCCGAAGCCGTGCTCCAGTATCAAATCGCCGTCACCGAAGCGGCGCACAACGTGGTATTGCTTCATCTGCTAAGGTGTATGGAGCCGATGCTGGCGCAAAACGTGCGGCAGAACTTCGAATTGCTGTATGCGCGTCGGGAGATGCTGCCGCTGGTGAGTACGCATCGCACCCGTATATTTGAAGCCATTATGGCCGGAAAACCAGAAGAAGCGCGTGAAGCGTCACACCGACATCTGGCGTTTATCGAAGAGATTATGCTGGACAGAAGCCGTGAGGAGAGCCGTCGTGAACGCGCTTTACGCCGCCTGGAACAGCGCAAGAATTAG